The following coding sequences lie in one Alloacidobacterium dinghuense genomic window:
- a CDS encoding phage tail tube protein — protein MPGPYNFEAQPSWLRNLVLAAAKQPAWGTGLTTSLTQRQRFDGATVLERSISRRSDKDYAGKGTSFATNGQITTHDTKLDGFKAELSDWLVGYIFAFLMGKETVTGTGAPYTHTFTFDESTRTAVATSIYVEDTNDVHYTCPDMCINDLTLTISEIGAIMAEMSMMGTGLQTMGSIATLPNSGTDTYLLGSDAALSFGPVGSPASFIGRHMKTTLKLDNQLTVHKAPGGGLYGIFVRKGDPKFSIATTIAAKPTDDVYTLFTNDTPSAFTLNVNSGAAAQLNISIPQTHLKTTKLGLDGDMVVWEIEGDETTCYQAAGVPPITIQAINSVAAYLTPGT, from the coding sequence ATGCCCGGACCATACAATTTTGAAGCACAGCCAAGTTGGCTACGAAACCTCGTGCTCGCCGCCGCCAAGCAGCCGGCATGGGGAACCGGCCTTACCACCTCGCTCACGCAGCGCCAGCGCTTCGACGGCGCGACGGTGCTGGAGCGCTCGATCAGCCGCCGCTCGGACAAGGACTACGCCGGCAAGGGCACTTCGTTTGCGACCAACGGCCAGATCACCACGCATGACACCAAGCTCGACGGCTTCAAGGCGGAGCTGAGTGATTGGCTCGTTGGCTACATCTTTGCCTTCCTTATGGGCAAGGAGACCGTGACGGGCACGGGCGCGCCCTACACGCACACCTTCACCTTCGACGAATCGACCCGCACGGCTGTGGCGACCAGCATCTACGTCGAAGACACGAACGATGTGCATTACACCTGCCCGGACATGTGCATCAACGATCTGACGCTCACGATCAGCGAGATCGGCGCGATCATGGCCGAGATGTCGATGATGGGCACGGGCCTGCAAACGATGGGATCGATCGCGACATTGCCGAATTCGGGCACCGATACGTACCTGCTCGGCTCGGATGCGGCGCTCTCCTTCGGCCCGGTTGGCAGCCCGGCCTCATTCATCGGGCGGCACATGAAGACGACGCTGAAGCTGGACAACCAGCTCACGGTCCACAAGGCTCCAGGAGGCGGACTATACGGCATCTTCGTGCGCAAGGGCGATCCGAAGTTCTCGATCGCGACGACGATCGCGGCCAAGCCTACAGACGACGTCTACACGCTGTTTACCAATGACACGCCCTCGGCATTCACCCTGAATGTGAATTCCGGAGCGGCAGCGCAGCTCAATATCTCGATCCCGCAGACGCACCTGAAGACTACGAAGCTCGGCCTCGACGGCGACATGGTGGTCTGGGAGATCGAAGGGGATGAGACGACCTGCTACCAGGCTGCGGGCGTTCCACCTATCACGATTCAGGCCATCAACAGCGTCGCAGCGTATCTGACGCCGGGTACATAG
- a CDS encoding pyridoxal phosphate-dependent aminotransferase, which yields MPFSARTNWETTETDLARALRERRESGQPICDLTASNPTHSGFTYDEAAILAPLATPEALIYDPNPQGILKAREAVSAYYKSHGATVDPAQIFLTTSTSEAYSYVFRLLCDPGDEILIAQPSYPLFDFLAALDDVKLTPYALFYDHGWHLDMEAVRRRITPCTRAIALVHPNNPTGHFTKQNERAQLESLCAEHNLALIIDEVFLDYAFDPTRAESFSTGPHPALTFVLSGLSKIAGLPQMKAAWVSVFGPSVFGPNKALKQSLTSLEVIADTFLSMNAPIQHALPHWLAHRRAIQQQISERTASNLATLDALLAEQTMITRLEVEAGWYAILRIPAIRRDEEVAIDLIRNAGVSTHPGYFFGLPGEGWLVVSLLAPKTDLKTGLTAIIRTYPE from the coding sequence ATGCCTTTCTCCGCGCGCACCAACTGGGAAACTACTGAAACCGACCTCGCCCGCGCGTTACGAGAAAGAAGGGAATCCGGCCAACCGATCTGCGACCTCACCGCCTCCAACCCAACCCACAGCGGATTCACCTACGACGAAGCCGCCATCCTCGCCCCATTAGCGACACCAGAAGCCCTGATCTACGACCCGAACCCGCAAGGCATCCTCAAAGCACGCGAAGCCGTCAGCGCCTACTACAAAAGCCACGGAGCAACCGTCGATCCTGCGCAGATATTCCTCACCACCAGCACCAGCGAAGCCTACAGCTACGTCTTCCGCCTCCTCTGCGATCCTGGCGACGAAATACTCATCGCGCAGCCTAGCTATCCACTCTTCGATTTCCTGGCCGCGCTCGACGACGTCAAGCTCACGCCCTACGCCCTCTTCTACGACCACGGCTGGCACCTGGACATGGAAGCCGTCCGACGCCGCATTACGCCATGCACCCGTGCCATAGCGCTCGTCCACCCGAACAACCCAACCGGCCACTTCACCAAACAGAACGAACGCGCCCAACTCGAATCCCTCTGCGCCGAGCACAACCTCGCACTCATCATCGATGAAGTCTTCCTCGATTACGCCTTCGATCCAACACGCGCAGAAAGTTTCTCGACAGGTCCGCATCCCGCTCTGACATTCGTTCTAAGCGGACTGAGCAAAATCGCGGGACTGCCACAGATGAAGGCCGCCTGGGTTTCCGTCTTTGGTCCCTCCGTATTCGGCCCGAACAAAGCGTTAAAGCAGTCCTTAACCAGCCTCGAAGTCATCGCCGACACCTTCCTCTCGATGAACGCGCCGATCCAGCACGCCCTGCCACACTGGCTCGCGCATCGCCGCGCCATCCAGCAGCAGATCAGCGAGCGGACTGCGAGTAATCTCGCAACCCTCGACGCGCTCCTCGCCGAGCAAACCATGATCACCCGCCTCGAAGTAGAAGCAGGCTGGTACGCCATCCTCCGCATCCCCGCCATCCGCCGCGACGAGGAAGTAGCCATCGACCTGATCCGCAACGCCGGAGTCTCAACCCATCCCGGCTACTTCTTCGGCCTCCCCGGAGAGGGCTGGCTGGTGGTCAGCTTACTGGCGCCAAAAACCGACCTTAAAACGGGATTAACGGCAATAATCCGCACTTATCCCGAATGA
- a CDS encoding phage virion morphogenesis protein: MTTAVIQVDSSRALVALGRFRLSLQENEELMRELGAAQLVSIRRTFREQGSPAGSWVPLSPNTIKRNPRKYGDGHKLLIDKGTLLNSITYRVQTGAVVIGTSLKYAAVHQFGSRDRSVAIGPQTEAESKATVDVKAGSYYRQAGELGTGKMKKSDKSGVLRSTRMKILGPRNASLVNARAHTRHQNIPPRPYLVFRPEDPGRLRGIVTRFVAKKKAEAGLGGKA, from the coding sequence GTGACCACCGCAGTCATCCAGGTCGACAGCAGCAGGGCGCTCGTGGCGCTGGGACGATTCCGTCTCTCGCTGCAGGAAAACGAGGAGCTGATGCGCGAACTGGGCGCGGCGCAGCTCGTGTCGATCCGTCGAACCTTCCGCGAACAAGGCTCGCCGGCTGGATCGTGGGTTCCACTCTCTCCGAATACGATCAAGCGCAATCCTCGAAAGTATGGCGATGGGCACAAGCTGCTCATCGACAAAGGCACGCTGCTCAACTCGATCACCTATCGCGTGCAGACCGGAGCGGTCGTCATCGGCACATCGCTCAAGTATGCCGCTGTGCATCAGTTCGGGTCGCGCGATCGAAGCGTTGCCATCGGTCCGCAGACGGAAGCGGAATCGAAGGCAACGGTGGACGTGAAGGCCGGCAGCTATTACCGGCAGGCGGGCGAGCTGGGCACGGGGAAGATGAAGAAGTCCGACAAGAGCGGCGTTCTGCGCTCGACGCGCATGAAGATCCTCGGGCCGCGCAATGCATCGCTGGTGAATGCGCGGGCGCACACGCGCCACCAGAACATTCCGCCACGGCCTTACCTGGTCTTTCGTCCTGAAGATCCTGGGCGGCTGCGCGGCATCGTGACACGTTTCGTCGCGAAGAAGAAGGCTGAAGCCGGGCTGGGAGGCAAAGCATGA
- a CDS encoding Ig-like domain-containing protein: MANSSTTLASSASDTTGTPIPLAYGYAWVTGKRAEYFMLQNTGNKYLDYTRVGIWLLGHGEWDGCNELWINDNLIWRSENDQPTQFHFHRGADSIIGSGMTPSSSGPDQGVESFFQYFPSAINPLHYSRIAYYSIFRKQAIENPQNDHQDDPTQWTDINPIGLWRALRCRLFDANGNQTGYAFTTNPAWHFVDVLLRRKLFPDYALDLNNGPDPLPSAVAARFDWETIYNSAQYFDEILANGRRRFTGNYAFSSQTTLQAVLTQILLCCRSFCSEYAGKIQLICDAPRPSIFTFSRQHVIPGSLEFSDQSLHTAANRYIAQFRDLLIPAAAQIASISCPDHKEPTVTTVLPHPFANADWIAIGGTGTVYDGEWQVDQVPTPADPGIDDVYTFTMHSKGSNYPTSVGEGGYAGLLYSRFKERAPEFWHKTNMLARGALGVGIVRQRNKVKNQLDFATCTFDQAARISTYERDRTLGLDQSPYITPPAGKLRVPLFAKDAFGNLAASIRPGDHVTVDDTLSFTYTGEYEVLEPLTVYPTTVSASSSGDGIRLTPDANSGEIEFNLGPYNEAVFYDTSNQNAAGWLNVPGSDPGNDTSFTGFDLAGGGVGVFFTGALASGGVFQLPSTGFTPSNLLAWAGPQGYIEYGHPMHVIALCDANESTRQLTLTYEDGGENEWPGDVNFAALTWMGSYAPTTSGAMKWLQLTLLGGEIILFGEAIVAGDGSFSIPLPSGFTAAKCFAVAYPHDAVTNGNDAHGVAAFVDPSTLTVHLNYQDGSGNTWHGNAKVLVFAWQNNMGTVTTETDSGVKWMHCTLTNGKVFGVGCGLGMSQGANFALPAIAGDGSTLQAIAGPSGFQIVDHPAHGVGACYLDGNNDVVIMFEDGEGHQWNGTADVFGLFCTSGSATPTVVTVSPSSVTMPAGSVQAFTATVQNNANTSVTWSVDGIAGGNVTVGTIDASGNYSAPVTSGLHTITATSVADTSASGSAKVSVTGAGNSGATQGFIVTED, from the coding sequence GTGGCAAACTCCTCTACCACGCTCGCATCTTCGGCCAGCGATACCACCGGCACACCGATCCCATTGGCCTATGGCTACGCATGGGTCACGGGCAAGCGCGCCGAGTATTTCATGCTCCAGAACACCGGCAACAAATATCTCGACTACACGCGCGTCGGCATATGGTTGCTCGGTCATGGGGAGTGGGATGGCTGCAATGAGCTGTGGATCAACGACAACCTGATCTGGCGCAGCGAGAACGATCAGCCGACGCAGTTCCACTTTCATCGCGGCGCTGATTCAATTATCGGTTCGGGCATGACGCCCTCCAGCTCGGGACCGGACCAGGGCGTCGAGAGCTTCTTCCAGTACTTTCCTTCGGCGATCAATCCGCTGCACTACTCGCGCATCGCGTACTACTCGATCTTCCGCAAACAGGCGATCGAGAATCCGCAGAACGATCATCAGGACGATCCGACGCAGTGGACCGATATCAATCCCATCGGCCTGTGGCGCGCGCTCCGCTGCCGGCTCTTTGACGCCAATGGCAATCAAACTGGCTATGCCTTCACGACCAATCCAGCATGGCACTTCGTCGACGTGCTGCTGCGGCGCAAGCTCTTTCCTGATTACGCGCTCGATCTGAACAATGGTCCGGATCCGCTGCCCTCTGCCGTCGCAGCGCGCTTCGACTGGGAGACGATCTACAATTCGGCGCAATACTTCGACGAGATCCTCGCGAACGGCCGTCGCCGTTTCACCGGCAATTATGCCTTCAGCTCGCAGACCACGCTGCAGGCTGTCCTTACGCAGATCCTGCTCTGCTGCCGCAGCTTCTGCAGTGAATATGCGGGGAAGATTCAGCTCATCTGCGATGCGCCGCGGCCTTCGATCTTCACCTTCTCGCGCCAGCATGTCATCCCCGGCAGTCTTGAGTTCAGCGATCAGTCGCTGCACACCGCTGCCAATCGCTACATTGCGCAGTTTCGCGACCTGCTGATTCCGGCGGCCGCGCAGATCGCATCGATCAGCTGCCCTGATCACAAGGAGCCGACCGTCACCACCGTCCTGCCGCATCCCTTCGCGAACGCTGACTGGATTGCGATTGGTGGCACTGGCACCGTCTACGACGGCGAGTGGCAGGTCGACCAGGTTCCCACTCCGGCCGATCCGGGAATCGACGATGTCTACACCTTCACCATGCACAGCAAGGGCTCGAATTATCCCACCAGCGTGGGCGAAGGCGGATACGCGGGCCTGCTCTATTCGCGCTTCAAGGAGCGCGCTCCGGAGTTCTGGCACAAGACCAACATGCTGGCGCGCGGCGCTCTCGGCGTGGGCATTGTGCGCCAGCGCAACAAGGTGAAGAACCAGCTCGATTTCGCAACCTGCACGTTTGACCAGGCCGCGCGCATCAGCACTTATGAGCGCGATCGCACGCTCGGCCTCGATCAGTCGCCTTATATCACGCCGCCGGCGGGAAAGCTGCGCGTGCCATTGTTCGCAAAGGATGCGTTCGGCAATCTCGCTGCCTCGATTCGTCCTGGCGATCATGTGACGGTCGACGATACGTTGAGCTTCACGTATACCGGCGAATACGAGGTACTTGAGCCGCTCACCGTTTATCCAACAACGGTGTCTGCATCTTCTTCTGGCGACGGAATCCGGCTCACGCCTGATGCAAATAGCGGCGAGATCGAATTCAATCTCGGTCCCTACAACGAAGCCGTGTTTTATGACACGAGCAATCAGAACGCTGCAGGCTGGTTGAACGTTCCGGGCTCAGATCCCGGCAACGATACAAGCTTCACGGGCTTCGATCTGGCTGGCGGCGGCGTTGGTGTGTTCTTTACCGGCGCGCTCGCGAGCGGCGGCGTGTTCCAACTGCCATCGACGGGCTTCACGCCAAGCAACCTGCTCGCCTGGGCCGGACCGCAGGGCTACATCGAATACGGCCATCCCATGCACGTCATCGCATTGTGCGATGCCAACGAGTCCACGCGGCAGCTCACGCTGACCTATGAAGACGGCGGCGAGAATGAGTGGCCGGGCGACGTGAATTTCGCGGCTCTCACCTGGATGGGAAGCTATGCGCCCACGACGTCCGGCGCGATGAAGTGGCTGCAACTCACGCTGCTCGGCGGCGAAATCATTCTCTTCGGCGAAGCGATTGTTGCCGGCGACGGTTCCTTCTCGATCCCGCTGCCAAGCGGTTTCACCGCTGCGAAGTGCTTTGCAGTGGCCTATCCGCATGATGCTGTGACGAATGGGAACGACGCACATGGCGTGGCAGCTTTCGTCGATCCATCAACGCTCACAGTGCACCTCAACTATCAAGACGGCAGCGGAAACACCTGGCACGGCAATGCGAAGGTGCTCGTCTTCGCCTGGCAGAACAACATGGGCACAGTGACGACCGAGACGGACAGCGGCGTGAAGTGGATGCATTGCACACTCACAAACGGAAAGGTGTTCGGCGTGGGCTGCGGCCTTGGCATGTCGCAGGGCGCGAATTTCGCGCTGCCGGCCATTGCCGGTGATGGATCGACGCTGCAGGCGATCGCCGGGCCAAGTGGATTTCAAATCGTCGATCACCCTGCCCACGGCGTGGGCGCATGCTATCTCGACGGCAACAACGATGTGGTCATTATGTTCGAGGACGGCGAAGGCCACCAGTGGAACGGCACCGCCGACGTCTTCGGCCTCTTCTGCACCTCGGGCAGCGCCACGCCGACCGTAGTGACAGTCTCGCCCAGTTCTGTGACGATGCCCGCTGGCTCGGTGCAAGCATTCACGGCGACGGTCCAGAACAATGCGAATACCAGCGTCACCTGGAGCGTAGACGGCATCGCCGGCGGCAACGTGACTGTGGGCACCATCGACGCCAGCGGCAACTACTCCGCGCCGGTAACGAGTGGCTTGCACACCATCACCGCAACCAGCGTGGCGGATACGAGCGCTTCAGGATCGGCGAAGGTTTCTGTGACAGGCGCAGGCAATAGCGGAGCCACGCAAGGCTTCATCGTGACGGAGGACTGA
- a CDS encoding acyltransferase family protein, which produces MDTSKNARIPTLDGWRGIAILLVLIDHVQHSCFRATRYETFSYLGQHGVTIFFVLSGYLITSKLLSELNTTDTIDLGKFYRRRFFRLMPSAWLYLSIVTLVCIVLHSDNFGVIPALFFFRNYVGHNLLTGHFWTLSIEEQFYLVWPAILLLLRRKAWTVAVLGCIIVCLWRIADWNILLSEHVAYSFLTQYRADAILFGCLLALMIVRLKKMLRAWMLWPLLLAFVACIGSYHKFIPTRESIVIALILAVTSTRPDSVLSRPLNAKWLVSLGQMSYSLYIWQEFSLIQFGGHWYIALPTLLTIIFVLGYLNYYFIEQPLNRLGHSLLEAHDCPTPPPSCSKSIVECGRDARLRSIG; this is translated from the coding sequence ATGGATACCTCCAAGAACGCCCGGATTCCAACTCTCGATGGATGGCGCGGCATTGCGATCCTGCTTGTCCTGATTGACCATGTGCAGCATTCCTGCTTTAGGGCGACCCGATATGAGACTTTCAGCTACCTCGGCCAGCATGGCGTCACAATCTTCTTTGTCCTCAGCGGCTATCTGATCACCTCAAAACTTCTGAGCGAACTCAACACCACAGACACCATCGACCTCGGCAAATTTTACAGGCGTCGTTTCTTTCGCCTGATGCCCAGTGCGTGGCTCTATCTAAGCATCGTCACCCTCGTCTGCATCGTGCTGCACAGCGACAATTTCGGGGTCATTCCAGCACTCTTTTTCTTCCGCAACTACGTCGGCCACAACCTGCTTACCGGCCACTTCTGGACGCTCTCAATCGAGGAGCAATTCTATCTCGTGTGGCCCGCGATCCTTCTTCTGCTGCGCAGAAAGGCATGGACCGTCGCAGTGCTCGGCTGCATCATTGTCTGCCTGTGGCGCATCGCAGACTGGAACATTCTGCTGTCCGAGCATGTCGCCTACAGCTTCCTGACGCAATATCGCGCTGACGCCATACTGTTCGGCTGCCTGCTAGCGCTCATGATCGTCCGCCTGAAGAAGATGCTCCGCGCCTGGATGCTCTGGCCGCTCTTGCTGGCTTTTGTCGCCTGTATCGGCTCTTATCATAAGTTCATCCCCACGCGGGAATCGATCGTCATTGCACTGATCCTCGCAGTGACATCCACGAGACCAGATTCGGTTCTGTCAAGGCCGCTTAATGCGAAATGGCTGGTCAGCCTCGGCCAGATGTCCTACAGCCTCTACATCTGGCAGGAGTTTAGCCTCATCCAGTTTGGCGGCCATTGGTATATCGCGCTGCCCACGCTCCTCACGATCATCTTCGTGCTCGGCTACCTCAACTATTACTTTATTGAGCAACCGTTGAACCGGCTTGGGCACAGCCTACTTGAAGCTCATGATTGTCCCACCCCACCACCCAGTTGCAGCAAGTCCATTGTTGAGTGTGGCCGTGATGCTCGTCTGCGCTCCATTGGTTAG
- a CDS encoding DUF1320 domain-containing protein, with product MAYAVQSDLVPLRLTQKDVTELTVDVPSGNPATDAATTASLVSAVLEEASGRVDSYCRARYVTPLQQSDDVKSLTLDIAVYLLFSRRRETRITDTVQQRFNQAIAFLKDIATAKASLDQPATSQTPQTSIAGPEISEKDCRLRFRDHNLEGFV from the coding sequence ATGGCATACGCGGTACAATCCGATCTCGTTCCCCTGCGCCTTACGCAGAAGGACGTGACCGAGCTGACCGTCGACGTTCCCAGCGGGAACCCGGCGACCGACGCAGCCACGACCGCATCCCTCGTATCGGCCGTGCTCGAAGAGGCGTCTGGACGCGTAGACAGCTACTGCCGCGCTAGGTATGTCACGCCGCTGCAGCAGAGCGACGATGTGAAGTCCTTGACGCTCGACATCGCTGTGTATCTGCTCTTCAGCCGCCGGCGCGAGACGCGCATCACCGATACGGTGCAGCAGCGTTTCAACCAGGCGATCGCGTTCCTGAAAGACATCGCGACCGCCAAGGCATCGCTCGATCAGCCTGCGACTTCGCAGACGCCACAGACTTCAATCGCCGGTCCGGAGATCTCCGAAAAGGACTGCCGCCTGCGCTTCAGAGACCACAACCTCGAAGGGTTCGTCTAA
- a CDS encoding PadR family transcriptional regulator: MTKSGKTEPRDLFPGALEMMVLQSLRWQPMHGYALVQHIKQRSNELLQVEEGSLYPALQRMLKDGLVKAEWKTSATNRRVREYNITAAGVRHLEREKSRFEQMLAGIHLVLSPAES; encoded by the coding sequence ATGACGAAATCCGGCAAAACTGAACCTCGCGATCTCTTTCCTGGGGCGCTAGAGATGATGGTGCTGCAGTCGCTGCGGTGGCAGCCCATGCATGGATATGCGCTGGTGCAGCACATCAAGCAACGGTCGAATGAGCTGCTGCAAGTGGAAGAGGGGTCGCTGTATCCGGCGCTGCAGCGCATGCTCAAGGATGGACTGGTGAAGGCTGAGTGGAAGACTTCGGCAACGAACCGGCGCGTGCGTGAGTACAACATTACGGCGGCGGGTGTGCGGCATCTGGAACGCGAGAAGTCGCGCTTTGAGCAGATGCTGGCGGGGATTCATCTGGTTCTTTCACCGGCTGAGTCGTAG
- a CDS encoding HAD family hydrolase: MAIRAVIFDYGMVLSQAQEPGALNNLLTITGLDRDTFDRHYWTHRHAYDMGKLNGHTYWKQFASDSAIELTATEIERLIENDVLMWCTINEPMLKWAKSLAESGLRIGILSNMGEDTLAYMRQEFSWLGDFDHHTWSCELGIAKPDPAIYTYTCEKLDVAPGEALFLDDKAENIRAAEEVGLVGIQFRDVKQLQRDLEARGLLDELVLPLG, translated from the coding sequence ATGGCGATTCGTGCTGTGATTTTCGATTACGGAATGGTGCTGAGCCAGGCGCAGGAGCCGGGCGCGCTGAATAACCTGCTCACCATTACCGGGCTCGATCGCGACACGTTTGACAGGCACTACTGGACGCATCGGCATGCGTATGACATGGGCAAGTTGAACGGTCATACCTACTGGAAGCAGTTTGCTTCCGACTCTGCGATTGAGTTGACGGCGACGGAGATTGAGCGGCTGATTGAGAACGATGTGCTGATGTGGTGCACGATCAATGAGCCGATGCTGAAATGGGCGAAGTCGCTGGCTGAGTCGGGGCTACGGATCGGGATTCTCTCAAACATGGGAGAAGACACGCTCGCCTATATGCGGCAGGAGTTTTCGTGGCTGGGCGATTTCGACCATCACACATGGTCGTGTGAACTGGGGATCGCGAAGCCCGATCCGGCGATTTACACCTACACGTGCGAGAAGTTGGACGTTGCTCCCGGCGAGGCTCTGTTTCTGGATGACAAGGCTGAGAATATTCGCGCGGCGGAAGAGGTTGGGCTGGTTGGGATTCAGTTCAGGGATGTTAAGCAATTGCAGCGGGATCTTGAGGCTCGTGGGTTGTTGGATGAGTTGGTGCTGCCTTTGGGGTAA